The genomic region TATAGAAAAGTAGCTTCTGTCACATTCTGTTCAAGGAAGCAAACAAGATTCCTGGTCATTTGCTTAAATAAGTTACTGCTAGACTTCTGTGATGTCAAAGCAGAGGACTGAGCCTGGAagaaactaactcctatcccAACCCTTTGTTTTGTGACCCCTTGAATATGAGTCACAGTGTGGAAAAGACTAGAATAAGAGAGACCCTTTTGGTGAGAACCTAAAACTCTTCAACCTTCTAGCTGTAGAACTGCTTTAATTTTACTCCAATCCTAGTGTGTGTTTCTCAGGTACAGTCTTTGCCCGCTGCCTGGTGTTTCCTTTGATTGTGAAGGGCCAGCGAGAGGCCGCCAAGATCCACAACCACATGCCGGAGATCCAGAAGTATTCCACCCGAATCAGAGAGGCCAAGCTGGCGGGAGACCACGCTGAGTGTGAGTCAGTTGGAGAACAGGCGTGGGAGAGGACCACATTTACACTTTTCCTGACATTCtgccaagagaaaggaaaacctaAGCCAAGAGTTGCTGTAGTTGGGCAGGTCCTAAAGATGGACCTGCTTCCAGTGACTGGCCAGGGTCGGTTAGAAATGTCATGGGCCAGAGGATGAGATGGTCACCTCTACCAAAGGAACTGCCCAACCACTAACTTCCCCTCACTTCAGTTTACAGGGCCTCCTCGGAGATGACACTGTACCAGAAAAAGCATGATATTAAACTCCTTAGACCTCTCATTCTACCTCTGACTCAGGTAAGCAGAAATATTTCCCTTCTTTTATTCTGAACCAATCAGATTACCTCCTGTTTCTCATGCCCTAGACCTCCAAAAAGTAGGTGGTGGTGATGTGATTATTGGTTTTCAGTAttggaataataaaaatgtctccTCTGATAAAGGATCCTGACACTTTATCCTGTGTAATAGGCACCAATCTTCATCTCCTTCTTCATTGCCTTGAGAGAAATGGCCAATCTTCCTGTGCCCAGCCTACAGACAGGTGGCCTCTGGTGGTTCCAGGATCTCACAACCTCTGACCCCACCTACATGTTACCACTGGTAGTCACTGCTTCAATGTGGGGTGTCCTTGAGGTAAGCCCAGGTTGGCCGAGTAGCAGGCCTGCAAAATGAACCAGGACTATAGGGGTAAAGCACTAAAGTACTTGACTCCCTGGAAAAATAGAGTTGATGGCTAAGAAATATGAGCCCGTCACTAAAAGTGCTACTGTTACTCTGCCCCCCGTTTTTTTGGCAGCTAGGTGCTGAGACTGGGGTGCAAAGCTCTGACCTTCAGTGGATGAGAAATGTTATGAGATTGATGCCCCTAGCAGTCTTGCCGATAACTATCCATTTTCCCTCGGTAGGTAATGGCTTAGGGGCTGGTTCCAAGTCCTCCTGCCTCACCCAGCCACCTCCCAGCAAGCTTACCAGGGCTGCAGCTTCTGAGCACCTTGTCTTTCTTCTCGTCCAGGCAGTGTTCATGTATTGGCTGTCCTCGAATATGTTTTCCCTGAGCCAGGTGGCTTGCCTCCGGATTCCAGCTGTACGCACCTTACTTAAAATCCCCCAGCGTGTTGTGCATGACCCCGACAAACTTCCTCCACAGGAAGGCTTTTTAAAGAGCTTCAGAAAAGGTAAGGGCCTGTCCTCTGTGAATCAGAATCAGGGGCAAGTGGTCTAAAATGGGTATGAGACCAACTGTCTTACTCTTTATATAGGCTGGAAGAATGCTGAACTTAACTATCAGCTACAAGAGCGTGAACGGCGCATGCAGAATCACTTGGAGCTAGCTGCCAGAGGTAAATAACCCTTTCACACTaagttctgttatttttttctccatttcctttgTTCATTGAGCTCCTCTTCTTCCCCTAGGTCCCTTACGACAGACATTTACCCACAACCCACTGCAACAACACGGGGAAAAACCCCCTCCCAACACCCCTAACAGCAGCGGCAACAAACCAAAGTCAAAGCAGCCCTGGCGTGACACACTTGGCTGAATTCTGTTCCCTGCTCATACTGACATTAACTCTGTCTCACAAAAGACTCGGCCTAAGAACAAGATTTGATGCTGGGTCCTTGCCCTAGTCCTagaaactgggacatggaggtgCTTGTCTTCAAAGTGGATTCCACTATAAACTCTTACATCTAAGTGTAAAAGAGCACTGGGGAACCAAGTGATCTTCCCGTCCACAGAAGTAGTAAATCTCTGTACTATGTGTTGCTTCCTGGTACTTATTAATGGGGAGATAGGTTGTGTGCTtcagaaaactaaagaaaagatTGATGGTGATTGCTCTTGCTGGCCCATGCTCCTCGAAAGTGTTTCAGTGTAATGACCTGGCATTAAGTGCTTAGATTCTTACCCCATAGATAGCTTGTTCCAGCCACATTTGCATTGCAGTCATAAAGGTATGCCTGGTAAGTTGAGATGATATCTA from Saccopteryx leptura isolate mSacLep1 chromosome 6, mSacLep1_pri_phased_curated, whole genome shotgun sequence harbors:
- the OXA1L gene encoding mitochondrial inner membrane protein OXA1L, whose translation is MAVVLMCGRRELLRLLRSPRQFHSVAGPSQWPLKTLTAAFRFPAGRCCGRPHYVLAAPSPRAFSVSAVPFAEAQVQDPPVIPATPSPTAVPEVASGETADIVQAAAEQSFTELGLGSYTPVGLIQNLLEFMHVNVGLPWWGAIAACTVFARCLVFPLIVKGQREAAKIHNHMPEIQKYSTRIREAKLAGDHAEFYRASSEMTLYQKKHDIKLLRPLILPLTQAPIFISFFIALREMANLPVPSLQTGGLWWFQDLTTSDPTYMLPLVVTASMWGVLELGAETGVQSSDLQWMRNVMRLMPLAVLPITIHFPSAVFMYWLSSNMFSLSQVACLRIPAVRTLLKIPQRVVHDPDKLPPQEGFLKSFRKGWKNAELNYQLQERERRMQNHLELAARGPLRQTFTHNPLQQHGEKPPPNTPNSSGNKPKSKQPWRDTLG